Proteins from a genomic interval of Candidatus Dormiibacterota bacterium:
- a CDS encoding bifunctional riboflavin kinase/FAD synthetase has product MTAVTFGFPAPGMLGPSHATIGSFDGIHRGHQALLKPLIAGARAAGAASVLVTFDPHPRCVIDPDHCPPLLTTLEEKTWLLDQLGLDHVVVIPFTLKIAALSAATFMERLLRGIELRRMVVGQNHRFGHGQRGDPAFLRRLGARHGFTVDIAPTVLRGREPISSSRIRRLVLLGQLRAAAQLLGRGYFIRSSVEHGVKRGRQLGFPTANMRIEPNKLIPPNAIYASRVDIAGQTYGGATSVGVRPTFGGNTLTVEVFVVDFEGNLYDKLITVWFLQRLRAEKRFATVPALQQQMARDVENARRILAVPSGRRRT; this is encoded by the coding sequence ATGACGGCGGTCACCTTCGGCTTTCCCGCCCCCGGCATGCTCGGGCCGAGCCATGCGACGATCGGCAGCTTCGACGGTATCCACCGCGGCCACCAGGCCCTCTTGAAGCCGCTCATCGCCGGCGCGCGCGCGGCCGGTGCCGCCAGCGTGCTGGTCACGTTCGATCCCCATCCGCGGTGCGTGATCGACCCGGATCATTGCCCGCCGCTCCTCACGACCCTCGAAGAGAAGACCTGGCTGCTGGATCAGCTCGGCCTCGATCACGTGGTCGTAATCCCCTTCACGCTAAAGATCGCCGCCCTGAGTGCCGCGACGTTCATGGAGCGGCTCCTGCGGGGCATCGAACTCCGCCGCATGGTGGTCGGCCAGAATCACCGGTTTGGGCATGGCCAGCGTGGCGATCCCGCGTTCTTACGCCGGCTGGGAGCGAGGCACGGCTTCACCGTCGACATCGCCCCCACGGTGCTGCGCGGACGGGAGCCCATCAGCAGCTCGCGGATCCGGCGCCTGGTCCTGCTCGGCCAGCTTCGGGCCGCCGCCCAATTGCTCGGTCGGGGCTACTTCATACGCTCTAGCGTGGAGCACGGCGTCAAGCGCGGCCGCCAGCTCGGGTTTCCCACTGCCAACATGCGCATCGAACCCAATAAGCTGATCCCCCCGAATGCCATCTACGCGTCTCGGGTCGATATCGCCGGCCAAACGTATGGGGGCGCAACTAGCGTCGGCGTCCGCCCGACGTTCGGCGGGAACACCCTCACGGTCGAGGTCTTCGTCGTCGACTTCGAGGGTAATCTGTACGACAAGCTGATCACGGTCTGGTTCCTGCAGCGGCTCCGCGCGGAGAAACGGTTTGCCACGGTCCCAGCGCTGCAGCAGCAGATGGCCCGCGACGTCGAGAACGCCAGGCGTATCCTCGCGGTCCCGTCTGGGAGACGCCGCACCTGA
- the truB gene encoding tRNA pseudouridine(55) synthase TruB codes for MTSGILNVNKPAGPSSFAVVRMLRRLPGVRKAGHGGTLDPAADGVLPILINHATRLADFVHEWPKSYMATVTFGFTSDTGDREGTITPVGDPAAISRERIEAELPAFAGRIDQVPPMYSALKQGGEPLYRKARRGEVPERRARPVEIFSIRLLDYDSAASVGRLEINSGRGMYVRSLAQDLGQALGCGAYLSGLTRTAVGPLLVTDAVPMATLAAAGEGWTRWLLPMDLPLHDWPAVALDAAGAAAVRRGQAVPAPDTTAGRYRLLGPDGELLAWGEADATRRIQPRAVFMG; via the coding sequence GTGACATCGGGCATCCTGAACGTCAACAAGCCGGCCGGACCGTCGTCGTTCGCCGTCGTCCGCATGCTGCGCCGGCTGCCAGGCGTGCGGAAGGCCGGCCACGGGGGCACGCTCGATCCGGCGGCGGATGGGGTCCTGCCGATCCTGATCAACCACGCCACTCGGTTGGCGGACTTCGTGCACGAGTGGCCCAAGAGCTACATGGCAACCGTGACCTTCGGCTTCACCTCCGACACGGGCGACCGTGAGGGCACGATCACCCCGGTTGGCGATCCAGCTGCCATCAGCCGCGAACGGATCGAGGCGGAGTTGCCGGCGTTCGCCGGCCGGATCGACCAAGTGCCACCCATGTATTCGGCGCTCAAGCAGGGTGGGGAGCCGCTCTATCGCAAAGCCCGGCGAGGCGAGGTGCCCGAGCGGCGCGCGCGGCCGGTGGAGATTTTTTCCATCCGTTTGCTTGACTACGACTCGGCGGCCTCGGTCGGCCGTCTGGAAATCAACTCGGGCCGTGGGATGTACGTACGCAGCCTTGCCCAGGACCTGGGCCAGGCGTTGGGGTGCGGCGCCTACCTCTCGGGCCTCACGCGAACCGCGGTTGGCCCTCTGTTGGTGACCGACGCTGTTCCGATGGCGACGCTGGCTGCTGCGGGGGAGGGGTGGACCCGCTGGCTCCTTCCCATGGACCTGCCGCTGCACGACTGGCCGGCGGTGGCGCTGGACGCCGCAGGCGCCGCAGCGGTTCGTCGGGGGCAGGCGGTTCCCGCCCCGGACACGACAGCCGGCCGCTATCGACTCCTCGGCCCCGACGGCGAGCTGCTCGCCTGGGGCGAGGCAGACGCCACCCGGCGAATCCAGCCGCGCGCGGTCTTCATGGGATGA
- a CDS encoding DHH family phosphoesterase, translating into MKFSKGNQTPAAELAPPRPEVAELAPRIWQVIDDVPVVTAVTHKDADGDTLGSALALALALEPIGKAVPVLSSPPVPGAWWFLPGIERVNQQAPPAGTPVFIFDASDASRAGSYEPVVTQARVVVNVDHHVSNTRFGTINLVLTDAASTGELVYDLLKAWKIDIPPGAASCLYATILSDTGGFRHDNTSAQALRAAAELVQFGADPVAIARGLFKSRPASSLRMQGRILQGLHYEFGDRLVWGSISQAGLRDSGATTDQADSAIDQLNTVRGQELAILFKEAGPRLTKVSIRSRDQVDAAELAARFGGGGHRRAAGIELPLPLKEAEAKVLAEVRARMNDLG; encoded by the coding sequence GTGAAGTTCAGCAAGGGGAACCAAACGCCGGCAGCTGAGCTCGCTCCACCGCGCCCCGAGGTGGCCGAGCTGGCGCCTCGGATCTGGCAGGTGATCGACGACGTTCCAGTCGTGACGGCGGTCACGCATAAAGATGCGGACGGCGACACGCTCGGCTCGGCCCTGGCTCTCGCTCTCGCGCTGGAGCCGATCGGGAAGGCCGTGCCCGTGCTCTCCTCGCCGCCCGTGCCGGGTGCCTGGTGGTTCCTCCCCGGCATCGAGCGCGTCAACCAGCAGGCGCCGCCGGCTGGCACCCCTGTCTTCATCTTCGATGCGAGCGATGCGTCGCGTGCCGGCAGCTACGAGCCGGTGGTGACGCAGGCGCGGGTGGTGGTCAACGTCGATCACCATGTCTCGAACACGCGCTTCGGCACCATCAACCTGGTGCTCACCGACGCCGCCTCCACGGGCGAGCTCGTCTACGACCTGCTCAAGGCCTGGAAGATCGACATTCCGCCGGGTGCCGCGTCCTGCCTGTACGCCACGATCCTTTCTGACACCGGCGGCTTCCGACACGACAACACCTCGGCGCAGGCACTGCGCGCCGCGGCCGAGCTGGTGCAGTTCGGCGCAGATCCGGTCGCGATCGCCCGCGGGCTCTTCAAGAGCCGGCCGGCCTCGTCGCTACGGATGCAGGGGCGGATCCTCCAGGGCCTGCATTACGAGTTCGGCGATCGCCTTGTCTGGGGATCGATCAGCCAGGCCGGGCTACGGGATAGTGGCGCGACGACGGACCAGGCCGACAGCGCCATCGACCAGCTCAACACCGTCCGCGGCCAGGAGCTCGCGATCCTTTTCAAAGAGGCAGGCCCGCGTCTGACGAAGGTCAGCATCCGGAGTCGCGACCAGGTCGACGCGGCCGAGCTCGCTGCCCGGTTCGGCGGTGGCGGCCACCGACGGGCCGCGGGGATCGAGCTGCCATTGCCGCTCAAGGAAGCGGAGGCCAAGGTGCTCGCCGAAGTCCGTGCGCGCATGAACGACCTCGGGTGA
- the rbfA gene encoding 30S ribosome-binding factor RbfA, translating to MGTHRVERVAAQLREEISQIIIRDLKDPRIGMATISEVKLSPDLRNATVKVSVVGEDDARQAAIDGLDHAKGFIRRELGSRLSNLRFAPDLHFQLDEGVAYSVRMSQLLREVQQGEPNAGS from the coding sequence ATGGGCACTCATAGAGTTGAACGCGTCGCCGCACAACTACGCGAAGAAATCAGTCAGATCATCATCCGCGACCTCAAGGATCCCCGGATCGGGATGGCGACGATCAGTGAGGTGAAGCTCAGTCCTGACCTTCGCAATGCGACGGTCAAGGTGAGCGTCGTCGGCGAGGACGATGCGCGCCAGGCTGCGATCGACGGGTTGGATCACGCGAAAGGTTTCATCCGGCGGGAGCTGGGCTCCCGTCTCTCGAACCTGCGGTTCGCCCCCGACCTGCATTTCCAGCTCGATGAGGGCGTCGCCTATAGCGTCCGAATGAGCCAGCTTTTGCGTGAAGTTCAGCAAGGGGAACCAAACGCCGGCAGCTGA
- a CDS encoding class I SAM-dependent methyltransferase produces the protein MWLAEVTPLLKDGDPVLDLGCGCGVPATAILAERFLVTGVDISPVQVERARRLVPAAQFLCQDMSEVAFPAENFRAIVSFFAIIHVPVEEQPGIFRKLSRWLRSGGYLLATVGSGAWTGTEENWHGAPMYWSHADRETYLAWVKDAGFEVLWTRFIPEGTGGHTLLLAKKAPTGTLPRGGG, from the coding sequence ATGTGGCTAGCCGAAGTCACACCGCTTCTCAAAGACGGCGATCCGGTCCTCGACCTCGGCTGCGGTTGTGGAGTCCCAGCAACCGCGATATTGGCGGAAAGATTCTTGGTGACCGGCGTCGATATCTCGCCGGTCCAGGTCGAGCGGGCTCGTCGGTTGGTACCCGCGGCTCAGTTCCTCTGCCAGGACATGTCTGAGGTTGCGTTCCCGGCCGAGAACTTTAGAGCAATCGTGTCGTTCTTCGCGATCATTCACGTCCCTGTAGAAGAGCAGCCCGGAATCTTTCGGAAGCTGAGTCGCTGGCTCAGATCGGGTGGCTACCTGCTAGCGACAGTGGGGAGCGGTGCCTGGACGGGAACCGAGGAGAACTGGCACGGCGCGCCCATGTACTGGAGCCATGCCGACCGGGAGACCTACCTCGCCTGGGTCAAGGACGCCGGGTTCGAGGTTCTCTGGACGCGGTTCATTCCCGAAGGAACGGGTGGGCATACCCTGCTTTTGGCGAAAAAAGCCCCTACCGGTACCCTGCCCAGAGGGGGAGGCTGA
- a CDS encoding LLM class flavin-dependent oxidoreductase, which produces MEREVRWPEIVAMTRLGEQLGFDSVWVGDHLLYRDEIHGARGPWEAWTTLAGIAAATSRIAIGPLVACTSFHNPAMLAKLAATVDEISGGRLILGLGAGWNETEYRAFGFPFDRRVARFAEAFTIIRSLLREGRVDFAGEFYSARDCELLPRPRPGGPPLMVGSIGERMLELTVPYVDSWNAWYSWTGNRPDGVAPLRAKVDAACTVAGRTPSDVERTVAVLVRLPGAADQPREADASEHVTPLEGSADDLADALLAYAREGIGHVQLVIDPITEASIEALAPVLERLDART; this is translated from the coding sequence GTGGAGCGCGAAGTCCGCTGGCCGGAAATCGTCGCCATGACCCGACTCGGCGAGCAGCTGGGCTTCGATTCGGTGTGGGTGGGCGATCACCTGCTCTATCGTGACGAGATCCACGGAGCCAGGGGTCCGTGGGAGGCCTGGACGACGCTGGCCGGCATCGCCGCCGCGACGAGCCGGATCGCGATTGGGCCGTTGGTCGCCTGCACCAGCTTTCACAATCCGGCGATGCTGGCCAAGCTGGCCGCGACCGTCGACGAGATCAGCGGTGGACGTCTCATCCTCGGGTTGGGTGCGGGATGGAACGAGACGGAATATCGGGCGTTCGGCTTTCCCTTTGACCGGCGTGTCGCGCGATTCGCCGAAGCCTTCACCATCATTCGCTCCCTGCTGCGCGAAGGCCGCGTCGACTTCGCGGGAGAGTTCTATTCGGCTCGAGACTGCGAGCTCCTGCCGCGGCCGCGTCCAGGCGGACCACCGCTGATGGTGGGGTCTATTGGCGAGCGGATGCTGGAGCTCACGGTACCGTACGTCGACAGCTGGAATGCGTGGTACAGCTGGACCGGCAATCGACCCGATGGCGTCGCACCGCTGAGGGCGAAGGTCGACGCCGCCTGCACAGTGGCCGGACGTACGCCGAGTGACGTAGAACGTACGGTCGCCGTTCTGGTTCGGTTGCCCGGCGCGGCCGACCAGCCTCGCGAGGCTGATGCCTCGGAGCACGTGACACCGCTCGAAGGGAGCGCTGACGATCTTGCGGACGCCCTGCTTGCCTACGCGCGCGAAGGAATCGGCCACGTGCAGCTGGTCATCGATCCGATCACCGAAGCGTCGATCGAAGCCCTAGCTCCGGTGTTGGAGAGGCTCGACGCCAGAACCTGA
- the infB gene encoding translation initiation factor IF-2 produces MAVLTPEQESSVRTQFAAGQAAEAKKAVAEGKVQLPPTLSVKELAEYLDVKTVDIIKELMKNGVMANINQQIDFETAAIVADSFGVQASPMAMDSAIAEEVVGEGEATQVKLTTRSELFSTDGEAAENLKVRPPVVTVMGHVDHGKTSLLDAVRETKVAAGEAGGITQSIGAYVVEEKGRRIVFLDTPGHEAFTAMRARGAQVTDVAVLVVAADDGVMPQTVEAISHIKAAQVPIVVAINKIDKEGANPDRVKQALSEQGLVPEEWGGQTVMVPVSAKQKTGLSELLEMILLVADLQDLKANPAKLAAGTVIDAHLEKGRGPVATVLVQSGTLRIGDNLVVGHIFGKVRALLDDRGKKMKEAGPATPAVVTGLPDVPTAGDIFQVVSSEKVARTIAGQRAEQYRVATLAQTRRVTLADLSAQIGKGAVKDLNLVIKGDSNGSVEALKGSLLKIQDPQVQIKIVFEGVGTVTESDILLAAVSNALVIAFNVKSDALAQKAAEREKVDIRSYDVVYNVTNDIERAIKGLYEPTFVQVWEGRAEVLTPIKIPKLGIIAGSRVLDGKITSGSLAKILRDNKPIHEGQIAGLKRFKDDVHEVLSGLECGIRVDGYQDFQQGDVIESYQVKQA; encoded by the coding sequence ATGGCGGTGCTGACGCCGGAACAGGAGTCGTCCGTGCGCACCCAGTTCGCGGCCGGCCAGGCCGCTGAGGCGAAGAAGGCGGTCGCCGAAGGCAAGGTTCAACTGCCCCCGACGCTCTCCGTCAAAGAGCTGGCGGAATACCTGGACGTCAAGACGGTCGACATCATCAAAGAGCTGATGAAGAACGGTGTCATGGCGAACATCAACCAGCAGATCGATTTCGAGACGGCTGCCATCGTCGCCGACAGCTTCGGGGTCCAGGCCAGCCCGATGGCCATGGATTCGGCGATCGCCGAGGAAGTCGTCGGCGAAGGTGAGGCCACCCAGGTCAAGCTGACCACGCGTTCGGAGCTCTTCAGCACCGATGGCGAAGCGGCCGAGAACCTGAAAGTCCGGCCGCCAGTGGTCACCGTCATGGGTCATGTTGACCATGGCAAGACCTCGCTGCTCGACGCCGTGCGCGAGACCAAGGTGGCCGCCGGCGAAGCCGGTGGGATCACCCAGAGCATCGGCGCCTACGTTGTCGAGGAGAAAGGGCGGCGCATCGTCTTCCTCGACACCCCCGGTCACGAAGCGTTCACCGCCATGCGCGCCCGCGGCGCGCAGGTCACGGACGTTGCCGTGCTCGTGGTTGCTGCCGATGACGGCGTCATGCCGCAGACGGTCGAGGCGATCTCGCATATCAAGGCGGCCCAGGTGCCGATCGTGGTGGCGATCAACAAGATCGACAAGGAGGGCGCCAACCCCGATCGGGTCAAGCAGGCCCTCTCCGAGCAGGGTCTCGTGCCCGAAGAGTGGGGTGGGCAAACCGTCATGGTGCCCGTCTCCGCCAAGCAGAAGACTGGGCTCTCTGAGCTGCTCGAGATGATCCTTCTCGTTGCCGACCTTCAGGACCTCAAGGCCAACCCGGCCAAACTGGCCGCCGGCACCGTGATCGACGCCCACCTGGAGAAGGGCCGCGGCCCGGTCGCGACCGTGCTCGTGCAGAGTGGCACGCTTCGGATCGGCGACAACCTCGTGGTCGGGCACATCTTCGGCAAGGTGCGCGCGCTGCTCGATGATCGAGGCAAGAAGATGAAGGAAGCCGGGCCGGCGACGCCGGCCGTTGTCACCGGCCTGCCCGATGTGCCCACCGCGGGCGATATCTTCCAGGTGGTCTCCAGCGAGAAGGTCGCGCGGACCATTGCGGGCCAGCGAGCGGAGCAGTACCGTGTCGCGACCCTGGCGCAGACGCGCCGGGTCACGCTGGCCGACCTGTCGGCGCAGATCGGGAAGGGCGCCGTCAAGGACCTGAACCTTGTCATCAAGGGCGACAGCAATGGCTCGGTGGAGGCGCTCAAGGGCTCGTTGCTCAAGATCCAGGACCCCCAGGTGCAGATCAAGATCGTCTTCGAGGGTGTCGGCACCGTGACGGAGTCGGACATCCTGCTGGCGGCGGTCTCCAACGCGCTCGTCATCGCTTTCAATGTCAAGTCCGACGCGCTCGCCCAGAAAGCGGCCGAGCGGGAGAAGGTCGACATTCGCAGTTACGACGTCGTCTACAACGTCACCAACGACATCGAACGCGCCATCAAGGGGCTGTACGAGCCCACCTTCGTCCAGGTCTGGGAAGGCCGCGCCGAGGTGCTCACGCCGATCAAAATCCCGAAGCTGGGCATCATCGCCGGCTCGCGGGTGCTGGACGGCAAGATCACGAGCGGGTCTCTCGCCAAGATCCTGCGGGACAACAAGCCGATCCACGAAGGCCAGATCGCGGGCCTCAAGCGCTTCAAGGACGACGTCCACGAGGTGCTGTCCGGACTGGAGTGCGGCATCCGGGTCGACGGCTACCAGGACTTCCAGCAGGGCGACGTCATCGAGTCCTACCAGGTCAAACAGGCGTAA
- a CDS encoding YlxR family protein gives MSQGRWRLTAARPEPLRSCVGCRQVKPRSALHRLAMVDGTLVVDPRRVAGRSAYLCREGACWEAAQKRRALDRALGSTVTAQDWERLRQGIMT, from the coding sequence ATGTCCCAGGGACGATGGAGGCTAACGGCGGCGCGTCCTGAGCCGCTTCGCAGCTGCGTCGGCTGCCGCCAGGTCAAGCCCCGGTCGGCCCTGCATCGGCTGGCGATGGTGGATGGGACGCTCGTGGTCGATCCGCGTCGGGTTGCCGGCCGGAGCGCCTACCTTTGCCGCGAGGGGGCCTGCTGGGAGGCGGCGCAGAAGCGACGGGCGCTCGACCGGGCACTCGGCTCCACGGTCACGGCGCAAGATTGGGAGCGGCTTCGGCAGGGAATAATGACCTGA
- the nusA gene encoding transcription termination factor NusA, producing the protein MLKSDFLKALDQVQEEKGISKQSLLSLMETALATAYRRAFNPPENIRVHVDPDTAQIAIFGRRRVVEMATDPATEISLEDAIKLGPASLGDLIDVPLPTEDFARLAAQISKQVVFQRLRDAEKDQVLKDVLEHKGEMVSGIVERVVERPDGRTIYIELGKAEAVLPPEEQIPDETIRVGQHLKVLLLEERKRSRGAQVLVSRAHKALVRRLLEFEIPELTSGAVVIRALAREPGVRTKVAVSANQDGIDPVGACVGPRGVRIRSVVGELGSERVDIIPWADDPGQLVANALSPAQVLNVDIDRDSRTATAHVPENQLSLAIGKDGQNARLAAKLTGWRIDIKPTVEGGAGPHPDPPPQAGEGNVPGTMEANGGAS; encoded by the coding sequence ATGCTGAAATCAGACTTCCTCAAGGCGCTCGACCAGGTTCAGGAGGAGAAGGGGATCTCCAAGCAATCACTCCTGAGTCTGATGGAAACCGCGCTGGCCACCGCCTACCGGCGCGCCTTCAATCCGCCGGAGAACATTCGCGTGCATGTCGATCCGGATACGGCCCAGATCGCCATCTTTGGCCGGCGCCGGGTGGTCGAGATGGCGACCGATCCCGCAACGGAGATCAGCCTCGAGGACGCGATCAAGCTGGGCCCGGCCTCGCTCGGCGACCTGATCGACGTCCCGCTGCCGACCGAGGATTTCGCACGCCTGGCGGCGCAAATCAGCAAGCAGGTGGTCTTCCAGCGTTTGCGGGACGCGGAGAAGGACCAGGTGCTCAAGGATGTTCTCGAGCACAAGGGCGAAATGGTGAGCGGCATCGTCGAGCGGGTCGTGGAACGACCCGACGGGCGCACGATTTATATCGAGTTGGGAAAGGCAGAGGCCGTGCTGCCACCTGAAGAGCAGATTCCCGACGAAACGATTCGGGTCGGCCAGCACCTAAAGGTCCTGTTGCTGGAGGAACGCAAGCGAAGCCGCGGGGCGCAGGTCCTGGTGTCGCGGGCGCATAAGGCGTTGGTTCGGCGCCTGCTGGAGTTCGAGATTCCGGAGCTGACGTCGGGTGCGGTCGTCATCCGCGCCCTGGCGCGTGAGCCCGGCGTCCGAACCAAGGTCGCGGTCTCCGCCAACCAGGATGGCATCGATCCGGTGGGCGCCTGCGTCGGCCCGCGTGGCGTGCGCATCCGAAGCGTGGTTGGCGAACTGGGGTCGGAGCGCGTCGACATCATCCCCTGGGCGGACGACCCTGGCCAGCTGGTGGCGAACGCGCTCAGTCCGGCCCAGGTCCTAAACGTGGACATCGACCGGGACTCGCGAACCGCCACCGCCCACGTGCCGGAGAACCAGCTCTCCCTGGCGATCGGCAAGGATGGCCAAAACGCCCGGCTGGCGGCCAAGCTGACCGGGTGGAGGATCGACATCAAGCCGACGGTGGAAGGTGGGGCAGGCCCCCACCCTGACCCTCCCCCGCAAGCGGGGGAGGGAAATGTCCCAGGGACGATGGAGGCTAACGGCGGCGCGTCCTGA
- the rimP gene encoding ribosome maturation factor RimP, whose translation MTPPTTNQLDQIRELIMPTLSFLGYELYDLAVAGSGASTTLRVRIDRSEGVTLADCERVSKSVSALLDQADPFPTRYELEVSSPGAERPLRNLDEYRRFIGRRANVRYRLGDSEQVAEGRLTAVSDDMIELQLGEGKHLRTVAIPLVDIVSARLAIDLSRR comes from the coding sequence GTGACCCCGCCAACAACGAATCAGCTCGATCAGATCCGGGAATTGATCATGCCGACCCTCAGCTTCCTCGGCTACGAGCTGTACGACCTCGCCGTCGCCGGCAGCGGCGCCTCCACGACCCTGCGAGTGCGCATCGACCGATCCGAAGGCGTGACGCTCGCCGATTGCGAGCGGGTGAGCAAGTCGGTCAGCGCCTTGCTCGACCAGGCCGATCCATTCCCCACCCGCTACGAGCTCGAAGTGTCCTCGCCGGGCGCCGAGCGTCCGTTGCGCAACCTCGACGAGTACCGACGCTTCATCGGCCGGCGCGCGAATGTCCGTTACCGCCTGGGCGACAGCGAGCAGGTTGCCGAAGGACGGCTCACCGCCGTGTCTGACGACATGATCGAGCTGCAACTGGGGGAGGGCAAGCATCTGAGGACGGTCGCAATCCCGCTGGTGGATATCGTCTCCGCCCGGTTGGCGATCGACTTGTCGCGGCGCTGA
- the secF gene encoding protein translocase subunit SecF: MDIVGRRNWYFLLSLAIILPGIISMALFGFRLGIDFAGGDQYNLAFTRPVQASVVQKEMDTFNVEATVQQAGPNGVLITTKPLSSAQETTIRADLAQKFPLDPSKSSYAQVGPTIARELVVGSGGLIAIASILIVIYLSFRFNYKFAVCAILALLHDVFLLTGIYSILGKVFNLPLGEINTLFVTAVLTVIGFSVHDTIVIFDRIRENLRQASRLTFEQNVNLSIIQSLARSLNTSMTVVFVLVALFLISPQNIKGFTLALLIGIVSGTYSSIFNASPLLVVWRRLDPR; encoded by the coding sequence ATGGACATCGTCGGCCGGCGCAACTGGTACTTCCTCCTGTCGCTGGCGATCATCCTGCCCGGGATCATCTCGATGGCACTCTTCGGCTTCCGGTTGGGGATCGACTTCGCCGGCGGCGACCAGTACAACCTGGCCTTCACCCGGCCGGTTCAGGCCTCGGTCGTCCAGAAAGAGATGGACACGTTCAATGTCGAGGCGACGGTGCAGCAGGCCGGGCCCAACGGCGTCCTGATCACGACCAAACCGCTCTCCTCCGCGCAGGAGACGACCATCCGGGCCGACCTCGCCCAGAAATTCCCGCTGGACCCATCCAAGTCGAGCTACGCGCAGGTCGGTCCGACGATCGCCAGGGAGCTGGTCGTGGGATCGGGTGGCCTGATCGCGATCGCCTCCATCCTGATCGTCATCTACCTGAGCTTTCGCTTCAACTACAAGTTCGCCGTCTGCGCCATCCTCGCGCTGCTGCATGACGTCTTCCTCTTGACGGGCATCTACTCGATCCTCGGCAAGGTCTTCAACTTGCCGCTCGGCGAAATCAATACGCTGTTCGTCACGGCCGTGCTCACGGTGATCGGTTTCTCGGTCCATGACACGATCGTCATCTTCGACCGGATCCGCGAGAACCTGCGGCAGGCGAGCCGCCTGACCTTCGAGCAGAACGTCAACCTGAGCATCATCCAGTCGCTCGCCCGATCGCTGAACACCTCGATGACGGTCGTCTTCGTCCTGGTCGCGCTGTTCCTGATCTCGCCGCAAAACATCAAGGGCTTCACGTTGGCGCTACTGATCGGCATCGTCAGCGGCACCTACTCATCGATCTTCAACGCGAGTCCCCTGCTCGTGGTCTGGAGGCGGCTCGACCCACGGTAA